A single genomic interval of Halobacillus halophilus DSM 2266 harbors:
- a CDS encoding peptide ABC transporter substrate-binding protein, whose translation MKKTNWLLLVLALVLSMFLAACSGGGNESEGDSGSSDNGGDSENTEEQSSGDSEQVLNITDSAEIPTMDPALATDAVAFQFLGSTMDGLYRLGEGGKPEPAIAKDHEVSEDALTWTFNLREDATWSNGEPVTANDFVYAWQRAVNPDTGSEYGPYMMGGVIKNATAIADGETPPEELGVKAVDDYTLEITLEKPIPYFESLTTFGTFLPLNQKFVEEQGEDFSLEADTLVSNGPFTMTEWNHGEGWTLEKNEDYWDAEAVKLDKINVSVVKETSTGVNLYQSGDIDRTGLSAEFVDQYRSNEDFQVEKEPTLFYLKFNQENEILGNVKARKAMQMIINREDMVNVILNNGSIPAVGDIPEDFVKHPESGEDFREINGDLVETNKEEAQKLWSEAKQELGIEDAEIGYLGGDSDVAKNLDAYLKDQLEELEGLTVNVQAVPFKERIDRDKNMEYDIQNAGWGPDYIDPNTFLNMWVTDGGNNHTGYASDEYDGMIEEANNELAQEPVKRFETFLEAEKKLIQEDAVLAPLYQRASAKLVKPYVKGVITNPMGPDYIYKYAYIEGK comes from the coding sequence ATGAAAAAGACAAATTGGTTATTGCTAGTACTAGCATTAGTACTAAGCATGTTCCTGGCTGCATGTTCAGGAGGAGGAAATGAATCGGAAGGAGATTCAGGTTCTTCTGACAACGGCGGGGATTCAGAGAATACTGAAGAACAATCTTCAGGAGACAGCGAACAAGTACTTAACATTACGGACAGTGCGGAGATCCCAACGATGGATCCAGCACTTGCTACAGACGCAGTAGCTTTCCAATTCCTTGGTTCCACAATGGACGGGCTTTATCGTCTGGGTGAAGGTGGAAAACCAGAACCAGCAATTGCGAAAGACCACGAAGTAAGTGAAGATGCTCTTACTTGGACATTTAACCTGCGTGAAGATGCAACATGGTCAAACGGTGAGCCTGTTACAGCGAACGACTTCGTTTACGCTTGGCAGCGCGCGGTAAACCCTGATACAGGATCTGAATATGGTCCTTACATGATGGGCGGAGTTATTAAGAATGCAACTGCAATCGCTGATGGCGAAACACCTCCAGAAGAACTGGGTGTTAAAGCAGTAGATGATTATACGCTTGAAATTACGCTTGAAAAACCGATTCCTTATTTCGAATCGTTAACTACTTTCGGTACATTCCTTCCATTGAACCAGAAATTCGTTGAAGAACAAGGCGAAGATTTCTCTCTGGAAGCTGACACTCTAGTATCCAACGGTCCTTTCACCATGACTGAATGGAACCACGGCGAAGGCTGGACTCTTGAGAAGAATGAAGATTACTGGGATGCTGAAGCAGTTAAACTTGATAAAATTAATGTAAGTGTTGTTAAAGAAACTTCTACTGGTGTAAACCTTTACCAGAGCGGCGACATCGACCGTACAGGTCTATCAGCTGAATTCGTTGACCAGTACCGTTCCAATGAAGACTTCCAAGTAGAGAAAGAACCTACTTTGTTCTACTTGAAATTCAACCAGGAGAACGAAATCCTTGGAAACGTGAAAGCTCGTAAAGCTATGCAGATGATCATTAACCGTGAAGACATGGTTAACGTTATCCTGAACAACGGATCTATCCCTGCTGTAGGTGATATTCCTGAAGATTTCGTTAAGCACCCTGAAAGCGGAGAAGACTTCCGTGAAATCAACGGAGATCTAGTTGAAACCAATAAAGAAGAAGCTCAAAAACTTTGGTCTGAAGCTAAGCAGGAACTAGGTATTGAGGATGCTGAAATCGGCTACCTTGGTGGCGACAGTGATGTTGCTAAGAACCTTGATGCTTACCTTAAAGACCAGCTTGAAGAACTTGAAGGATTGACTGTCAACGTCCAGGCCGTTCCATTTAAAGAGCGTATTGACCGCGACAAGAATATGGAGTATGACATCCAGAATGCTGGATGGGGACCTGACTATATCGACCCGAATACTTTCTTAAACATGTGGGTAACCGACGGTGGAAACAACCACACTGGTTATGCTAGTGACGAGTATGATGGCATGATTGAAGAAGCGAACAACGAGCTTGCTCAAGAGCCAGTTAAACGCTTTGAAACATTCCTTGAAGCAGAGAAGAAACTAATTCAAGAAGACGCTGTACTTGCTCCACTTTACCAGCGTGCATCTGCTAAACTCGTTAAGCCATATGTTAAAGGTGTCATTACTAACCCTATGGGACCTGACTACATCTACAAGTACGCTTATATTGAAGGTAAATAA
- the opp3b gene encoding oligopeptide ABC transporter permease encodes MTRYILQRLGYMIITMFLIATFTFFLMKFLPGTPLSAADKLSEEQQAVVLEKYGLDDPVPVQYFNYIVNLTQGDLGISFQFDNREVTTIIMERIGPSMTIGVQAMIVGTILGMLLGLVSAIYHNGFLDYGSTFIAVLGKSIPSFVFAGILQYYVGVKLGWFPVALWGTWQHTVMPTIALAIFPLAIAARFMRTEMLEVLGSDYITTARAKGVNKFGVVFKHGLRNALIPLVTVLGPLAIGLVTGTLVIENIFAVPGIGEQFVKAINTNDFPIIMGTTLLIAFLFIFIILVIDLLYGVIDPRIRLAEGE; translated from the coding sequence ATGACACGTTATATACTTCAACGACTAGGATACATGATTATAACGATGTTCTTGATCGCTACCTTTACGTTCTTCCTGATGAAATTTTTACCAGGTACTCCCCTAAGTGCTGCAGATAAATTATCAGAAGAGCAACAAGCGGTAGTGTTAGAAAAGTACGGACTGGATGATCCGGTACCCGTACAGTATTTCAATTATATAGTCAACCTTACCCAGGGTGACTTAGGTATATCTTTCCAGTTTGATAACAGGGAAGTAACCACCATTATTATGGAGCGTATCGGACCTTCGATGACCATTGGGGTTCAAGCCATGATCGTTGGTACCATTTTAGGGATGCTGCTCGGATTAGTGTCAGCGATTTATCATAATGGATTTTTGGATTATGGTTCGACATTCATAGCCGTACTCGGAAAATCCATACCTTCATTCGTATTTGCAGGAATATTGCAATATTACGTTGGCGTTAAATTAGGCTGGTTCCCGGTTGCCTTATGGGGAACGTGGCAGCACACAGTCATGCCCACGATCGCCCTTGCGATTTTCCCGCTCGCCATTGCCGCCCGTTTTATGAGAACCGAGATGCTTGAGGTATTAGGGTCTGACTATATTACAACAGCCCGTGCAAAAGGGGTTAACAAGTTCGGCGTTGTTTTCAAACATGGTCTGCGAAATGCTTTAATTCCATTGGTTACGGTACTAGGACCACTAGCAATCGGTTTAGTGACGGGAACACTTGTAATTGAAAACATTTTCGCCGTACCTGGGATTGGTGAACAGTTCGTTAAAGCGATTAACACAAATGACTTTCCGATTATAATGGGTACCACGTTACTAATCGCGTTCCTTTTCATTTTCATCATCCTTGTCATTGATCTCCTTTATGGAGTCATTGATCCTAGAATCCGACTGGCTGAAGGAGAGTAG
- the opp3C gene encoding oligopeptide ABC transporter permease, whose amino-acid sequence MDNHKPSKELFVPVERQENEGEKIARPSLSFWQDSFMRLRKNVGAMIGLATLIILMLMAIFGPYMNQYGEFEQDLGRAKMPPKVEGLGWLGMDGTLSATMSGSTVEQATTNANMRFNNDEEFIKTSVVSDGSNGEPAQVKAVYDVYAAKDMNDQSFWFGTDGLGRDLWTRTWKGTRISLYIALLAAAIDMVIGVAYGGISAYYGGRVDNYMQRIIEILMGIPNLVVVILMILILEPGILSITIALTITGWISMARIVRGQILKLKNQEFVLASRTLGAPDNRILRKHLVPNVTGLIVINTMFTIPSAIFFEAFLSFIGLGLPTPIASLGTLIDDGFKSLQIYPHILLFPAIVISLIMIAFNVLADGLRDAFDPKMRE is encoded by the coding sequence ATGGATAACCACAAACCATCGAAAGAATTATTTGTACCCGTAGAACGACAGGAAAATGAAGGTGAAAAAATAGCCAGACCGAGTCTTTCTTTCTGGCAGGACTCTTTCATGAGACTGCGTAAAAACGTAGGGGCCATGATCGGTCTTGCGACATTGATCATCTTAATGCTTATGGCTATTTTTGGTCCTTATATGAACCAATACGGAGAATTCGAACAGGACCTTGGACGTGCTAAAATGCCTCCAAAAGTTGAAGGTCTGGGCTGGCTTGGAATGGACGGAACCTTATCCGCCACGATGTCAGGTTCAACAGTAGAACAGGCGACCACAAATGCGAATATGCGATTTAATAATGATGAAGAATTCATTAAAACATCCGTGGTCAGTGACGGCTCCAACGGAGAACCTGCACAGGTTAAAGCAGTATATGATGTATATGCAGCAAAAGATATGAATGATCAGTCATTCTGGTTCGGTACAGACGGACTTGGACGTGACTTATGGACACGTACATGGAAAGGTACTCGTATTTCCTTGTACATTGCGTTATTAGCTGCAGCTATTGATATGGTCATTGGTGTAGCTTACGGAGGAATTTCTGCTTATTACGGAGGCCGTGTCGATAACTACATGCAGCGTATTATCGAAATTCTTATGGGGATTCCGAACCTGGTCGTTGTCATTCTCATGATTCTGATACTGGAACCGGGGATATTATCGATCACCATTGCCTTGACGATAACCGGCTGGATATCGATGGCCAGGATTGTCCGAGGGCAAATCCTGAAGCTGAAAAACCAGGAGTTCGTATTAGCATCAAGAACCCTTGGTGCTCCGGACAACCGTATATTGAGAAAGCATTTAGTGCCTAACGTTACAGGCTTAATTGTTATTAATACTATGTTTACGATTCCAAGTGCCATATTCTTCGAGGCTTTCTTGAGCTTTATCGGACTAGGACTGCCTACTCCAATTGCCTCATTAGGTACTTTAATCGATGATGGATTTAAGTCTTTACAAATCTATCCGCATATTTTATTGTTCCCGGCAATTGTAATTTCACTAATCATGATTGCCTTTAATGTCTTAGCAGACGGTCTTCGTGATGCATTTGATCCGAAGATGCGTGAATAG
- a CDS encoding ABC transporter ATP-binding protein, which produces MDKLLEVNNMHVSFDTYGGEVKAVRGVSFDVHKGETLAIVGESGSGKSVTTKALMQLIPKPPGRIKEGEILFEGRDLTKMSEKQMQKIRGKDMAMIFRDPMTSLNPTMKVGNQIMEGLIKHQKMDRAQARKRVVELLELVGIPDPESRLKQYPHQFSGGMRQRVVVAIALACNPKLLIADEPTTALDVTIQAQILELMKDIQKKTDSATIFITHDLGVVANVADRVAVMYAGKIVEIGTVDDIFYNPKHPYTWGLLGSMPSLDSADEELYAIPGSPPDLLDPPKGDAFAPRNEYAMQIDLEQEPPMFKVSETHYAATWLLHENAPNMEPPASIKKRMEGMAKSSSSNEKGDRI; this is translated from the coding sequence ATGGACAAACTACTAGAAGTAAATAACATGCATGTATCCTTTGACACCTACGGCGGTGAAGTTAAAGCTGTACGTGGGGTTAGTTTCGATGTTCACAAAGGAGAAACTCTGGCTATTGTAGGTGAGTCAGGTTCTGGTAAATCAGTCACAACGAAAGCTCTGATGCAGCTGATTCCTAAACCGCCGGGCCGAATTAAAGAAGGAGAGATCCTTTTTGAAGGCAGAGATTTAACAAAGATGAGCGAAAAACAAATGCAGAAAATACGCGGAAAAGATATGGCGATGATTTTCCGGGATCCGATGACATCCTTGAACCCTACGATGAAAGTAGGGAACCAGATCATGGAAGGGCTGATCAAGCACCAGAAAATGGACCGCGCACAGGCACGTAAGCGTGTGGTTGAGTTATTGGAGCTTGTAGGTATTCCTGATCCTGAAAGCCGGTTAAAACAATATCCTCACCAGTTTTCCGGCGGGATGAGACAGCGTGTGGTCGTAGCGATAGCACTTGCTTGTAATCCTAAACTATTGATCGCTGACGAGCCGACTACGGCTCTTGATGTAACGATTCAGGCTCAAATCCTTGAACTGATGAAGGACATTCAAAAGAAAACCGATTCGGCTACGATCTTTATTACCCACGATCTTGGAGTAGTAGCAAACGTAGCTGACCGTGTAGCGGTTATGTATGCCGGAAAGATCGTTGAAATTGGCACGGTAGATGATATTTTCTATAATCCTAAACATCCTTATACGTGGGGATTACTCGGCTCCATGCCATCTCTCGACAGTGCCGATGAAGAATTATATGCCATTCCAGGTTCGCCTCCGGATCTTTTGGATCCTCCAAAAGGAGATGCGTTTGCACCTCGTAATGAGTACGCGATGCAGATTGATCTGGAGCAAGAGCCTCCGATGTTCAAAGTTTCTGAGACTCATTATGCAGCTACATGGTTGTTACATGAGAATGCTCCGAACATGGAGCCCCCTGCTTCGATTAAGAAACGTATGGAGGGGATGGCTAAATCATCCTCAAGCAATGAGAAAGGTGATCGCATATGA
- a CDS encoding ABC transporter ATP-binding protein — protein sequence MSQEKLVEIKNLKQHFKTGRHSVVKAVDGLNFDIFKGETFGLVGESGCGKSTTGRTIIRLYDATDGEVIFNGEDVHGKKNREDLKKFNREMQMIFQDPYASLNPRMKVEDIIAEGMDIHGLAKNDKERKAKVHELLETVGLNKEHANRYPHEFSGGQRQRIGIARALAVDPSFIIADEPISALDVSIQAQVVNLLKKLQEEKGLTYLFIAHDLSMVKYISDRIGVMYFGKLVEVADSDDLYNHPIHPYTQSLLSAIPLPDPDYERSRERFTYNPNNHDTSEEPEFREVRPGHWVLCTTKEFDFYKKEHATKTK from the coding sequence ATGAGTCAAGAGAAGCTGGTAGAGATTAAAAACCTAAAACAACATTTCAAGACCGGCCGCCACAGTGTGGTTAAAGCTGTAGATGGCTTAAATTTTGATATCTTTAAAGGTGAAACATTTGGTCTTGTAGGAGAGTCCGGCTGTGGAAAATCAACAACCGGACGTACCATCATTCGTCTTTATGATGCTACAGATGGAGAAGTTATCTTTAATGGTGAAGATGTTCACGGGAAGAAAAACCGTGAAGATCTGAAAAAGTTTAACCGTGAAATGCAAATGATTTTCCAGGATCCTTATGCTTCTTTAAATCCTCGTATGAAGGTAGAGGATATTATAGCGGAAGGTATGGATATCCATGGTCTTGCTAAAAACGATAAAGAGCGTAAAGCAAAAGTTCATGAGCTTCTGGAAACAGTTGGTTTGAACAAAGAACATGCGAACCGCTACCCTCACGAGTTTAGTGGCGGACAGCGTCAGCGTATAGGAATTGCCCGTGCGCTGGCTGTAGATCCAAGCTTTATCATTGCGGATGAGCCAATTTCTGCATTGGACGTATCCATTCAAGCTCAAGTGGTAAACCTTTTGAAAAAGCTTCAGGAAGAAAAAGGGCTCACTTATCTATTTATCGCCCATGATCTGTCCATGGTCAAATATATTAGTGATCGAATTGGTGTTATGTATTTCGGGAAATTGGTGGAAGTTGCCGATTCAGATGATCTGTATAATCACCCGATTCACCCTTATACTCAATCTTTATTGTCAGCGATTCCGCTGCCTGACCCTGACTATGAACGTTCTCGTGAACGTTTTACGTATAATCCAAATAATCACGATACGAGTGAAGAACCGGAATTCCGTGAAGTACGTCCAGGCCACTGGGTGCTTTGCACAACGAAGGAGTTCGACTTCTACAAAAAAGAACATGCGACAAAAACGAAATAA
- a CDS encoding IS3-like element ISHaha3 family transposase (programmed frameshift) — MSKLTSQEKHLIVQRYLTENVSFRDLEKELGVDSSSIRYWVKLSEYHGSEAFDFPYTNYSAAFKLKVIQRIEEEEYSIREASAMFHIPDFSMVRRWRKKWLEGGKEALESTRKGPTHMTSHKKKEGSMDSYEALKKENERLRMENEYFKKVRDLSSKKESISKEEQAQVIDELRFHFPVKQLTEIADIPRSTYYYWKEKQLEPKTDRPLKELITSIFKEHKGRYGYRRIENELRNLGHEVNHKKVYRLMKELGLQSTVKMKKYRSYKGKVGQTAPNILNRNFKADQPNQKWVTDITEFKLFGEKLYLSPVLDLFNGEIITYTIGSRPTYSLVNNMLDQAFERLHPSDELVMHSDQGWHYQMAPYRKKLKDHQVTQSMSRKGNCHDNAVMENFFGIMKSEFLYLREFESVTHFKQELEEYIHYYNHKRIKSKLRISPISYRARFQESA; from the exons ATGTCTAAACTTACTTCTCAAGAAAAGCACCTGATCGTCCAACGTTATCTCACGGAAAATGTCAGTTTCCGTGACTTAGAAAAAGAGTTGGGAGTGGATAGTTCTTCCATCCGTTATTGGGTGAAATTATCCGAATATCATGGTAGTGAAGCCTTCGACTTCCCCTATACAAACTATTCAGCTGCCTTTAAACTGAAAGTAATTCAACGTATAGAGGAAGAAGAATATTCGATTCGAGAAGCTTCAGCTATGTTTCACATCCCCGATTTCTCCATGGTACGCCGATGGCGTAAGAAGTGGCTGGAAGGCGGAAAAGAAGCCCTTGAATCTACAAGGAAGGGGCCAACACACATGACGTCTCATAAGAAAAAAGAAGGTTCAATGGATTCTTATGAAGCCTTAAAGAAAGAGAATGAACGCTTACGGATGGAAAATGAATACT TTAAAAAAGTTAGAGACCTTAGCTCAAAAAAAGAAAGCATCTCGAAAGAAGAACAAGCGCAAGTAATCGATGAGTTAAGGTTTCATTTTCCAGTTAAACAGCTGACTGAAATAGCTGATATCCCTAGAAGTACCTATTACTATTGGAAAGAAAAGCAACTCGAGCCAAAAACGGACCGACCATTAAAGGAGCTTATCACCTCCATTTTTAAAGAACATAAAGGTCGCTACGGCTATCGCCGCATTGAAAATGAGCTTCGTAATCTCGGTCATGAAGTGAACCATAAAAAAGTCTATCGTCTTATGAAAGAACTGGGGCTTCAGTCTACGGTGAAAATGAAGAAATATCGTTCTTATAAAGGGAAAGTTGGTCAAACGGCTCCAAACATCTTAAATCGGAATTTCAAGGCGGATCAGCCGAATCAGAAATGGGTGACAGACATTACGGAGTTCAAGCTATTTGGCGAGAAGCTTTATCTTTCCCCTGTCTTAGATCTATTCAATGGAGAAATCATCACGTACACAATTGGTTCCAGACCCACCTATTCCTTGGTGAACAACATGTTAGACCAAGCATTTGAACGCCTTCATCCATCGGATGAACTAGTTATGCACTCCGACCAGGGATGGCATTACCAAATGGCTCCCTATCGAAAGAAATTGAAAGACCATCAAGTTACCCAAAGCATGTCCAGAAAAGGGAATTGTCATGATAACGCCGTTATGGAGAACTTTTTCGGTATCATGAAATCGGAATTCCTTTATTTAAGAGAATTTGAAAGTGTGACCCATTTCAAACAAGAATTAGAGGAATATATCCATTATTATAATCATAAACGCATCAAATCGAAGCTCAGAATAAGCCCCATTTCCTATCGAGCCCGCTTTCAAGAATCGGCGTGA
- a CDS encoding putative glycoside hydrolase: MGKKLKWMLIVASLLLISCTVPLHNANAADEEKKEALMLTKKELGLKKLDTSQPAARFMFNSGLNFEYPDAVRGIYVTGPSAGGKKMSELTKLVENSDLNAMVIDIKEDHGNITFQPEKGSPYADIAEPFIDDPKKMLKTLEEKGIYPIARVVVFKDSMLAEKRPDLSYTKNGKVWVNGRGEAFVNPFLKEVWEYNLDIAKQAAEMGFQEIQFDYVRFPEGFGNRDSVLEYDQGEYAELEMEEVQKRVKAVTDFVAFANKELSHYDVDVSVDIFGYSATIPEAPNIGQNFSKISENVDVISSMIYPSHWGPYFGISKPDTEPYRVIDEYAKVENEVLSKLENKPTSRPWLQDFEAPWLYSGATKQYGKAEVEAQIKALEENGIHEYLLWNATNNYTSNVDYTPMN, translated from the coding sequence ATGGGGAAAAAACTGAAATGGATGTTAATCGTTGCTAGTCTTTTGCTGATCTCTTGTACTGTACCACTACATAACGCTAATGCCGCAGATGAAGAAAAGAAAGAAGCCCTTATGCTTACGAAGAAAGAACTAGGTTTGAAGAAGCTGGATACCTCGCAGCCAGCTGCACGCTTTATGTTTAATTCAGGACTTAATTTTGAATATCCGGACGCAGTAAGAGGGATATATGTCACGGGTCCTTCTGCCGGCGGAAAGAAAATGAGTGAATTGACTAAACTGGTGGAGAACTCAGACTTAAATGCCATGGTAATCGATATTAAAGAAGATCATGGAAACATTACCTTTCAACCGGAAAAAGGCTCGCCGTACGCAGACATTGCCGAACCATTTATCGATGATCCCAAGAAAATGCTGAAAACCCTTGAAGAGAAAGGTATTTATCCTATTGCCCGTGTGGTAGTATTTAAGGATTCGATGCTTGCTGAAAAGCGACCGGATTTGTCCTACACTAAAAATGGCAAGGTGTGGGTGAATGGACGCGGAGAAGCATTTGTTAACCCATTCTTGAAAGAAGTATGGGAGTACAACCTGGATATTGCGAAGCAGGCAGCTGAAATGGGCTTCCAGGAAATCCAGTTTGATTATGTTCGTTTTCCAGAGGGATTCGGAAATCGTGACAGCGTCCTGGAATATGACCAGGGTGAATATGCTGAACTGGAAATGGAAGAAGTACAGAAACGTGTGAAAGCTGTAACCGATTTTGTAGCTTTTGCCAACAAAGAATTATCTCATTACGACGTTGATGTTTCTGTGGACATCTTCGGTTATTCCGCTACGATTCCGGAAGCTCCAAACATTGGGCAGAATTTCTCGAAAATCTCTGAAAACGTAGATGTTATATCATCGATGATTTATCCTAGTCACTGGGGGCCATATTTTGGCATATCCAAACCGGATACCGAACCTTATCGTGTCATTGATGAGTACGCTAAAGTAGAGAATGAGGTATTAAGTAAACTGGAGAATAAACCAACTTCCCGCCCATGGCTGCAGGATTTTGAAGCACCCTGGCTTTATTCAGGAGCTACTAAGCAGTATGGCAAGGCTGAAGTAGAAGCTCAAATTAAAGCTCTTGAAGAAAACGGGATCCATGAATATCTCTTATGGAACGCTACAAATAATTACACATCAAATGTTGATTATACCCCTATGAATTAA
- a CDS encoding GNAT family N-acetyltransferase, producing the protein MNWYEKLNKYFPVEEMKSKEHMEALLKEKSDVYYKDEGDKHVLMYAEFDSFIFIDYVYVSTAARGQGLGHKLIEKMKAKNKPIILEVEPVDYDETDSEKRLRFYQREGFKHAQSIGYTRRSLATNEVNQMEILYWSPEGASEEEIYEQMKRMYTEVHTYRDEDFYGKSYQHVDEVLQMDENRGIEDILDELDKSKNS; encoded by the coding sequence ATGAATTGGTATGAAAAGCTGAACAAATATTTCCCTGTAGAGGAAATGAAGTCAAAAGAACATATGGAAGCATTGCTTAAAGAAAAAAGCGACGTCTACTATAAGGATGAAGGTGACAAGCATGTATTAATGTATGCAGAATTCGATTCTTTCATTTTTATTGATTATGTATACGTTTCCACTGCTGCTCGCGGCCAAGGGCTTGGACACAAACTTATTGAGAAAATGAAAGCCAAAAACAAACCAATCATTCTGGAAGTAGAGCCTGTGGATTATGATGAGACGGATTCCGAAAAACGTCTTCGCTTCTATCAAAGAGAAGGCTTTAAGCACGCCCAGTCGATTGGGTACACGAGGCGCTCCCTCGCTACGAATGAAGTCAATCAGATGGAGATTCTTTATTGGTCCCCTGAAGGCGCTTCAGAAGAAGAGATTTATGAACAAATGAAACGTATGTATACGGAAGTTCATACCTACAGAGATGAAGATTTCTACGGTAAATCCTATCAGCATGTAGATGAAGTTCTTCAAATGGATGAAAATCGTGGAATTGAGGATATTTTAGACGAACTGGATAAGTCTAAAAATTCTTAG